Proteins from one Calditrichota bacterium genomic window:
- a CDS encoding fumarylacetoacetate hydrolase family protein, with amino-acid sequence MKLFSYSTNSEKSKRLGMIVDNCHLDISSLGNDITSSMDVALQNWLVAYSRLKEMEAKLKSTPKQQIKDITLNEDEIIFHPPTTEKCTFRDFYAFLQHVKTARGLRGLDVIDEWYEIPVFYFSNPNVFIGHKAELKKPLYTDELDLELEVACIIGKEGKNISVEKANQHIAGYTILNDFSARDVQRKEMKVGLGPAKSKDFASGLGPYLVTLDDLDGLVKNNAYELRMTARKNEKQISNGNFSDIYYSFPEMIARASEDVTLYPGDVIGSGTVGTGCILELRPENTEGWLQPGDKIELEIEKLGKLIHFIK; translated from the coding sequence ATGAAACTCTTTTCTTATTCAACAAATAGTGAGAAATCCAAGCGGTTGGGAATGATTGTTGATAATTGCCATTTGGATATTTCGTCTCTGGGAAATGACATAACATCTTCCATGGATGTCGCACTCCAAAATTGGCTGGTTGCATATTCACGTCTTAAGGAAATGGAAGCCAAATTAAAATCAACACCAAAGCAACAAATTAAAGACATAACTTTAAATGAAGATGAAATAATTTTTCATCCGCCTACTACTGAGAAATGCACATTCCGTGACTTTTATGCTTTTTTGCAGCATGTAAAAACAGCACGTGGTTTACGTGGTTTGGATGTCATTGATGAATGGTACGAAATCCCAGTTTTCTATTTTTCTAATCCAAATGTTTTTATTGGGCACAAAGCAGAATTAAAAAAACCTCTTTATACAGATGAACTGGATTTGGAATTGGAAGTGGCCTGTATTATTGGGAAAGAAGGAAAAAATATTTCTGTCGAAAAGGCGAATCAACATATTGCTGGTTATACCATCTTAAATGACTTTTCAGCTCGTGATGTACAGCGCAAAGAAATGAAAGTAGGTTTGGGGCCGGCCAAATCAAAAGACTTTGCAAGCGGTCTTGGGCCGTATCTGGTAACATTGGATGACTTAGATGGTCTGGTTAAGAATAATGCTTATGAATTAAGGATGACGGCCAGGAAAAATGAAAAACAAATTTCAAATGGAAATTTTTCGGATATCTATTATAGTTTTCCAGAAATGATTGCCAGGGCTTCGGAAGATGTAACTTTATACCCAGGTGATGTAATCGGGTCTGGCACAGTTGGAACAGGGTGTATTTTAGAACTGCGTCCGGAGAATACAGAGGGCTGGTTACAACCGGGTGATAAAATAGAATTGGAAATTGAAAAACTGGGTAAGCTAATTCATTTTATAAAGTAG
- a CDS encoding NAD(P)(+) transhydrogenase (Re/Si-specific) subunit beta, producing METITNVVYLIASVLFILGLKKLSSPKTARKGNVYSLVGMLLAIVITLIDQGILDYTYIIIGVVIGGTIGAIAARRVEMTGMPEMVALFNGFGGIASTFVAYSEYVNQAGNIGTTDIVISMILSLLIGTVTFTGSLIAWAKLKGVMTSAPIVFKGQTVFNGFLLVVVAGIGVVFAMDTTIEMYLLIILGIAIVLGVTSVIPIGGADMPVVISLLNSYSGLAACATGFVLSNNVLIIAGALVGASGLILTNIMCVAMNRSLANVLFAAVGVESGTAASGEKRSVTNYTAEDAAMIFDNAESVIIVPGYGLAVAQAQHVLEELAAMLEEKGINVRYAIHPVAGRMPGHMNVLLAEANVSYEKLIEMDMINDDFQETSVALVIGANDVINPAARTEKSSALYGMPILNCDQAQHVMIVKRSLSTGFAGEDNELFYDDKTMMLFGDAKGMVTEIVKAVKEL from the coding sequence ATGGAAACGATTACGAATGTTGTTTATCTGATTGCCTCTGTATTGTTTATACTGGGCCTAAAAAAATTAAGCTCGCCAAAAACCGCCCGTAAAGGAAATGTCTATTCGCTTGTTGGTATGCTTTTGGCAATCGTTATTACCTTGATCGATCAGGGTATTTTGGATTATACCTATATAATTATTGGTGTCGTAATTGGAGGCACAATAGGAGCAATTGCAGCCAGAAGAGTTGAAATGACAGGAATGCCGGAAATGGTTGCATTGTTTAATGGTTTTGGTGGTATCGCTTCAACGTTTGTTGCTTACTCTGAGTATGTAAATCAAGCGGGTAATATTGGTACAACTGATATTGTTATATCAATGATTCTTAGTTTGCTAATAGGTACTGTTACATTTACAGGCAGCCTGATAGCCTGGGCAAAATTAAAAGGTGTTATGACCAGTGCCCCTATTGTATTTAAAGGACAAACTGTTTTTAATGGTTTTCTTCTTGTTGTTGTTGCAGGTATAGGTGTTGTTTTTGCAATGGATACAACAATTGAAATGTATCTTTTAATCATTCTGGGTATTGCGATTGTTTTAGGGGTTACATCTGTAATTCCAATCGGCGGTGCTGATATGCCGGTTGTTATTTCTCTGTTAAACTCATATTCAGGCCTTGCTGCTTGTGCAACGGGATTTGTTTTATCGAATAATGTTTTGATTATTGCCGGTGCGTTGGTTGGGGCATCCGGGCTTATATTGACCAACATTATGTGTGTTGCTATGAACCGTTCACTGGCCAATGTATTATTTGCTGCAGTAGGTGTAGAAAGTGGTACTGCCGCTTCGGGTGAAAAAAGATCCGTAACAAATTATACAGCTGAAGATGCAGCTATGATTTTTGATAATGCTGAATCTGTAATTATCGTTCCAGGATATGGGCTTGCTGTTGCCCAGGCTCAGCATGTGCTTGAAGAGCTGGCAGCCATGTTGGAAGAAAAAGGAATCAACGTACGCTATGCCATTCACCCGGTTGCAGGACGTATGCCTGGCCATATGAACGTTCTTCTTGCAGAAGCAAACGTTTCCTATGAAAAACTGATTGAAATGGATATGATCAATGATGATTTCCAGGAAACATCAGTTGCCTTGGTTATTGGCGCAAATGACGTGATAAACCCTGCTGCACGAACCGAGAAAAGCAGTGCATTATATGGAATGCCTATTTTGAATTGTGATCAGGCACAGCATGTTATGATTGTGAAACGTAGCCTTTCAACTGGTTTTGCAGGTGAAGATAATGAACTATTTTATGATGATAAAACCATGATGCTCTTTGGTGATGCCAAAGGAATGGTTACTGAAATAGTTAAAGCAGTAAAAGAACTATAG
- a CDS encoding Re/Si-specific NAD(P)(+) transhydrogenase subunit alpha, producing the protein MKVGIPKEIAPSETRVSVIPNMLNVITKLNHEVLVEKEAGKAAGFSDQQYIDQGAQIVNAGDLYSKADIVLKIQSPIMHPELGKHESELLKEGAYLISFLSPTVNPEGIKKLSGTKTTAFDMGFVPRITRAQSMDALSSMATVAGYKAVIMAADYLGKMFPLMMTAAGTVPPSNVLVLGAGVAGLQAIATAKRLGARVSAFDPRLAVKEQVESLGAKFVEMEMPEDAETEGGYAKEMSDEFLKKEQEAIAKNLNKVDIVITTAQIFGKASPILITEEMIKMMHPGSVIIDLATENGGNTELTEKGKIEKHGVIIHGVLNLPAEIPVHASQMYSKNITNLFHLIFKDDPIDWEDEITKGACVVKDGEIVNKLVAGIVG; encoded by the coding sequence GTGAAAGTAGGAATTCCAAAGGAAATTGCCCCCAGTGAAACACGGGTTTCAGTAATTCCCAACATGCTTAATGTAATCACAAAATTGAACCATGAGGTTCTTGTGGAAAAAGAAGCAGGGAAAGCGGCCGGTTTTAGTGATCAACAATATATTGATCAAGGAGCACAAATTGTTAATGCGGGTGACTTATATTCCAAAGCGGATATAGTTTTAAAAATTCAGTCACCTATTATGCACCCAGAATTGGGCAAGCATGAATCGGAGTTATTAAAAGAAGGTGCTTATCTCATCTCATTTTTATCTCCAACAGTTAATCCCGAAGGTATAAAAAAGCTAAGTGGAACTAAAACCACGGCTTTTGATATGGGATTTGTTCCACGCATTACCAGGGCTCAAAGTATGGATGCTTTAAGCTCTATGGCAACAGTTGCCGGTTATAAGGCTGTTATTATGGCTGCGGATTATCTTGGAAAAATGTTTCCATTGATGATGACTGCTGCCGGTACGGTTCCTCCTTCAAATGTACTGGTTTTAGGTGCAGGAGTAGCTGGTTTGCAGGCAATCGCCACAGCAAAACGTCTTGGCGCAAGAGTCTCAGCATTTGATCCTCGGCTTGCAGTTAAAGAGCAGGTTGAAAGCTTAGGCGCAAAATTTGTTGAAATGGAAATGCCTGAAGACGCTGAAACTGAAGGCGGATATGCAAAAGAAATGTCTGATGAGTTTTTGAAAAAAGAGCAAGAGGCAATAGCTAAAAATTTAAACAAAGTGGATATTGTAATTACTACTGCTCAAATTTTTGGCAAAGCATCACCTATTCTTATCACCGAAGAAATGATAAAAATGATGCATCCGGGATCAGTCATTATCGATCTTGCAACAGAAAATGGTGGAAATACAGAATTGACCGAAAAAGGTAAAATTGAAAAACATGGTGTTATTATTCATGGTGTTTTAAATCTTCCTGCCGAAATTCCTGTTCATGCCAGCCAGATGTATTCAAAAAATATTACAAATTTATTTCACCTCATTTTTAAAGATGATCCTATCGATTGGGAAGATGAAATCACCAAAGGGGCATGTGTTGTAAAAGATGGTGAAATTGTTAATAAACTTGTTGCAGGAATTGTAGGCTAA
- a CDS encoding homogentisate 1,2-dioxygenase, translating to MPFYVQRGSIPSKRHIQHHVNGKLTYEELMGREGFSDVSSNVYHIHPPTKVKSVGSLKPVEWKETSEVHRHRHLETFKFGAKGNWVTGRRILAYNKDVIMSTAMPSEQGDFFYRNAHAYELIFVHKGKGVLESQFGNLAFGEGDYIVIPGGTLYKLVHQSKETRYLIMEAFGEITPPKNYLNKHGQLLEHAPFCERDIRVPEFVDAIDEQGDFNILVRSFRGLQEYTLAHHPFDIVGWDGYYYPWIFNIKDFMPITGKVHMPPPVHQTFAGPGFVICSFCPRLFDYHDLAIPAPYAHSNVDSDEILYYVEGDFMSRKGVADGSVTIHPSGLPHGPQPGKYEGSIGAKETFEYAVMLDTFGPIHVASEADDVDDANYPYSWNE from the coding sequence ATGCCATTTTATGTTCAGCGTGGAAGTATTCCTTCCAAAAGACATATTCAACACCATGTAAATGGAAAACTAACTTATGAAGAGTTGATGGGTCGTGAAGGCTTTTCGGATGTTTCATCAAATGTTTATCACATTCATCCACCGACAAAAGTAAAGTCAGTTGGCTCATTAAAACCGGTTGAATGGAAAGAAACCTCTGAAGTACATCGTCACCGCCATTTGGAAACTTTTAAATTTGGCGCAAAAGGCAATTGGGTTACCGGAAGACGAATCCTGGCTTATAATAAAGATGTAATTATGTCTACAGCTATGCCAAGCGAACAAGGAGATTTTTTCTACCGCAATGCCCATGCGTACGAGCTGATTTTTGTCCATAAAGGCAAGGGTGTTTTGGAAAGCCAGTTTGGTAATCTTGCATTTGGCGAAGGCGATTATATTGTTATTCCCGGTGGTACGCTGTATAAACTGGTTCACCAATCTAAAGAGACGCGTTATTTAATTATGGAAGCATTTGGGGAGATTACACCGCCAAAAAATTATTTAAATAAACATGGCCAGCTTTTAGAACACGCACCTTTTTGTGAACGTGATATCCGCGTGCCGGAATTTGTGGATGCCATTGATGAACAGGGCGATTTCAATATCCTTGTTCGCAGTTTTAGAGGTCTTCAGGAATATACTTTGGCACACCATCCTTTTGATATTGTTGGCTGGGACGGCTATTACTATCCTTGGATTTTTAATATAAAAGACTTTATGCCAATCACCGGAAAAGTGCATATGCCGCCACCGGTTCATCAAACATTTGCCGGTCCTGGTTTTGTAATTTGTTCATTCTGTCCACGTTTATTTGATTATCATGATTTAGCAATCCCTGCGCCTTATGCGCACAGCAATGTAGATAGCGATGAAATTCTTTATTATGTAGAGGGAGATTTTATGAGCCGTAAAGGTGTTGCTGATGGATCTGTTACAATTCATCCTTCTGGATTGCCCCATGGGCCGCAGCCGGGAAAATATGAAGGTTCTATTGGTGCCAAAGAAACATTTGAATATGCTGTTATGCTGGATACATTTGGGCCTATCCATGTTGCCTCTGAAGCTGATGATGTAGATGATGCAAACTATCCTTACAGCTGGAATGAATAG
- a CDS encoding methionine aminotransferase, with the protein MSLKPQQLLISKQPNLKQSIFAVMSNLAIRENAINLSQGFPDFPCHPKLVELLYKHAKEGHNQYAPMAGVPVFRERIVEKVETLYGTQYDPETEITITAGATEALYAAITATTHPGDEVIIFEPWYDAYIPMVEYSGGKPITIPLKMPDFHIDWQEVKNAVSEKTRAIILNSPHNPTGAVLSQKDIDQLSKIVKDTSIILISDEVYEHIIFDGMDHHSLAKYPELKARSFVISSFGKTFHATGWKVGYCLAPKNLMKEFQKIHQFITFSVNTPAQFAYAEFLLEKDHYLELAEFYQKKRNLFLGLMENSRFEPLPCYGTYFQLMGYKNISDEYDYSFVTKMAIQNKIAAIPTSVFYKDEIDNKIIRFCFAKKDETLELAAEKLCRI; encoded by the coding sequence GTGTCACTTAAACCACAGCAACTACTTATTTCAAAACAGCCTAATCTTAAACAATCTATTTTTGCTGTAATGTCAAATTTGGCAATACGGGAAAACGCAATCAATCTTTCACAAGGTTTCCCCGATTTTCCCTGCCACCCCAAGCTGGTTGAGCTTTTATATAAACATGCAAAAGAAGGGCATAACCAATACGCACCCATGGCAGGAGTCCCGGTTTTTAGAGAAAGGATAGTTGAAAAGGTTGAGACTTTATATGGGACACAATATGATCCTGAAACAGAAATAACAATTACGGCGGGAGCAACAGAAGCGCTTTATGCTGCGATCACTGCAACCACACATCCTGGTGATGAAGTGATAATATTTGAACCATGGTACGATGCTTATATTCCAATGGTTGAATATAGCGGTGGAAAACCGATTACAATTCCTCTTAAAATGCCTGATTTCCATATTGACTGGCAAGAGGTGAAAAATGCTGTTTCAGAAAAAACCCGAGCCATAATTTTAAATTCGCCTCATAATCCTACAGGTGCAGTTCTATCGCAAAAAGATATTGATCAGCTTTCTAAAATTGTAAAAGACACATCAATAATTTTAATCAGTGATGAAGTTTATGAGCATATTATTTTTGATGGAATGGATCACCACAGTTTGGCAAAATATCCTGAACTAAAAGCTCGTAGTTTTGTGATCAGCTCTTTTGGTAAAACATTTCATGCTACCGGATGGAAAGTTGGTTATTGCCTTGCCCCAAAAAATTTGATGAAGGAATTTCAAAAAATACATCAGTTTATTACATTTTCTGTTAACACTCCGGCGCAATTTGCTTATGCCGAATTCTTGTTAGAAAAAGATCATTATTTGGAGCTGGCAGAATTTTATCAAAAGAAGCGTAATTTATTTTTGGGTTTGATGGAAAACTCCCGGTTTGAGCCACTTCCTTGTTATGGGACATATTTTCAACTGATGGGCTACAAAAATATATCCGATGAATATGATTATAGTTTTGTAACCAAAATGGCGATTCAAAATAAAATTGCAGCAATCCCGACATCGGTTTTTTACAAAGATGAAATTGATAACAAAATAATTCGGTTTTGTTTTGCAAAAAAGGATGAAACATTAGAGCTAGCAGCGGAAAAACTATGCAGGATTTAA
- a CDS encoding PAS domain S-box protein yields the protein MDEINNEVTLLRSIIESAPTAMIVIDENGIITLTNKQTENYFGYSRGELIGNQFEILMPEKFRKNHAVLRKGFLDNPETRAMGVGRDLYAIRKDSSLFPVEIGLNPINTQNGMVVLATILDITKRKADEHEREKLIIELEDALAKIKTLKGLIPICSNCKKIRDDKGFWNQIEEYITKHSEAMFSHGICPDCTTDLYGDLDDI from the coding sequence ATGGATGAAATAAATAATGAAGTTACTCTTCTTCGAAGTATCATTGAATCTGCGCCTACTGCAATGATTGTAATCGATGAAAATGGAATTATTACTTTGACAAATAAGCAAACTGAAAACTATTTCGGCTATTCACGAGGAGAATTGATCGGTAATCAATTTGAAATACTTATGCCTGAAAAATTCAGGAAAAATCATGCGGTTTTAAGAAAAGGTTTTCTGGATAATCCTGAAACCCGTGCAATGGGAGTAGGACGTGATCTTTATGCAATTAGAAAGGATAGTAGCCTTTTCCCTGTGGAAATAGGGCTTAATCCAATTAATACACAAAACGGGATGGTTGTGTTAGCTACAATTCTTGATATTACTAAAAGAAAAGCTGATGAACATGAACGTGAAAAACTGATTATTGAACTAGAAGATGCACTGGCAAAGATCAAAACACTAAAAGGCTTAATTCCAATCTGTTCGAACTGTAAGAAAATTCGGGATGATAAAGGTTTCTGGAATCAAATTGAAGAATATATTACAAAACATTCTGAAGCTATGTTCAGCCACGGTATTTGTCCGGACTGCACAACTGATCTTTATGGTGACTTAGATGATATTTAG
- a CDS encoding NAD(P) transhydrogenase subunit alpha, producing MNEMILISIYIFVLAIFIGFEVITKVPPLLHTPLMSGSNAISGITIVGAILSTGMGHSQLATILGMLAVISATINVVGGYMVTDRMLGMFKKDKKQEAK from the coding sequence ATGAATGAAATGATTCTTATATCGATTTATATATTTGTCTTGGCCATTTTTATTGGCTTTGAAGTCATCACCAAAGTCCCACCATTGCTTCACACACCGCTTATGTCCGGATCAAACGCAATTTCTGGAATAACAATTGTTGGGGCAATTTTAAGCACCGGGATGGGACATTCCCAACTGGCAACAATACTTGGCATGTTGGCTGTTATTTCTGCTACAATAAATGTTGTCGGCGGCTATATGGTTACGGACCGTATGCTGGGCATGTTTAAAAAAGATAAAAAGCAGGAGGCTAAATAA
- a CDS encoding BcpO-related WXXGXW repeat protein, producing MKLLKNILFAIFISLFFAGNANSQIIVTKKPNKPKVLVVKTKQPGSNYVWINGHWKVHKNKYVWKKGHWVKARKHHVWIPGHWKEVRKGWKWIPGHWKNLGRKQKR from the coding sequence ATGAAGCTATTAAAAAATATTTTATTTGCCATTTTTATCAGTTTATTTTTCGCAGGAAATGCCAACAGTCAAATCATTGTTACAAAAAAACCAAACAAGCCAAAAGTGTTAGTGGTAAAAACAAAACAGCCCGGCTCCAATTATGTTTGGATAAATGGCCATTGGAAAGTCCATAAAAATAAATATGTGTGGAAAAAAGGGCATTGGGTTAAAGCCAGAAAACATCATGTATGGATACCCGGCCATTGGAAAGAAGTCCGAAAAGGCTGGAAGTGGATTCCCGGGCATTGGAAGAATTTAGGTCGTAAACAAAAACGATAA
- a CDS encoding flavin reductase family protein: MLIDPKKQTFKENYKLMIGSILPRPIAFVSTVSHDGIHNLAPFSFFTGITSEPPTVCFSPTRRGTDGEAKDTLKNIESTGEFVINIVNESIVEQMNETATEFPPDVDEFQKSGLTAIGAKIVKAPLVNESPISFECKKLQVIEIGEAKAGGGFLVIGEIVMFHIKDALLENGRIKTDLLNPIGRLAGAEYTKLGERFTLQRKSLKK; encoded by the coding sequence ATGCTAATCGATCCTAAAAAACAAACTTTCAAAGAAAATTATAAACTTATGATTGGCAGTATTTTGCCACGGCCAATAGCATTTGTTTCAACTGTCTCACATGATGGAATACACAATCTGGCGCCATTTTCCTTTTTTACAGGAATCACATCTGAGCCGCCTACAGTTTGTTTTTCACCTACTCGCCGCGGGACAGATGGTGAAGCAAAAGACACTTTAAAAAATATTGAGTCTACGGGTGAATTTGTTATTAATATTGTAAATGAAAGTATCGTCGAGCAAATGAATGAAACGGCTACCGAATTCCCGCCGGATGTTGATGAATTTCAGAAATCGGGTTTAACGGCAATCGGTGCAAAAATAGTTAAAGCACCTTTGGTGAATGAATCACCAATCTCATTTGAATGTAAAAAATTACAAGTTATTGAAATTGGCGAGGCTAAAGCAGGCGGCGGTTTTCTTGTTATTGGTGAAATTGTTATGTTTCATATTAAGGATGCCCTTTTAGAAAATGGTCGTATTAAGACAGATCTTTTAAATCCCATAGGCAGGTTGGCCGGAGCGGAATATACAAAACTTGGTGAACGGTTTACCTTGCAAAGAAAATCACTAAAGAAATAA
- a CDS encoding rhodanese-like domain-containing protein, producing MIKNINADQAKEEFDNGTEFVDVREYNEFLQVRIPGSKLIPMSEMNARFQEFPKENPVVVYCRSGSRSASLLFQLYSMGYENLLNLRDGIIEWHQKQYPMESGQPGETKAV from the coding sequence ATGATTAAAAATATCAACGCCGATCAGGCTAAAGAAGAATTTGACAATGGGACTGAATTTGTAGATGTCCGCGAATACAATGAGTTTTTGCAGGTTCGTATACCTGGTTCTAAGCTAATCCCTATGAGTGAAATGAACGCCCGCTTTCAGGAGTTTCCTAAAGAAAACCCGGTTGTGGTGTATTGCCGTTCTGGTTCCAGAAGCGCCAGCCTCCTTTTCCAACTTTATTCTATGGGATATGAAAACTTATTGAACCTGAGAGATGGAATAATTGAATGGCATCAAAAACAATATCCAATGGAATCGGGTCAGCCAGGAGAGACCAAGGCTGTTTAA